One region of Armatimonadota bacterium genomic DNA includes:
- a CDS encoding sigma-70 family RNA polymerase sigma factor: MAARGQLGTYPTAASSRTSTPHDGGAAPSLPPQQPARGEDELVARYRATRDPAVREEIVLTCTPLVRRIVADFIFSGVPGDDLMQVGFIGLLNAVEMFDPTRGVKFVTYASHLIRGEIRHYLRDHRDTIRKPRWLQKLNHQIEEAAARYISEEGRFPPLEQLASELNVEEEGLLEALKTREVLRTISLEADEETGDLRVDRDRTRHKSPTATQLPLEDRIVLFEAMEKLNPLQRRVLYYLFFTDLTQMEAARRIGISQKHVSRVLANSLTKLRALLDPAV, from the coding sequence ATGGCAGCCCGTGGCCAGCTGGGCACATATCCCACAGCAGCGTCCTCTCGCACGTCCACACCGCACGACGGAGGGGCGGCGCCGTCCCTGCCACCGCAACAACCGGCGCGGGGCGAGGACGAGCTGGTCGCCCGCTACCGGGCCACCCGCGACCCCGCGGTGCGGGAGGAGATCGTCCTGACCTGCACGCCGCTGGTGCGGCGCATCGTGGCCGACTTCATCTTCTCCGGAGTCCCCGGCGACGACCTGATGCAGGTAGGCTTCATCGGTCTGCTCAATGCCGTGGAGATGTTCGACCCCACACGCGGGGTCAAGTTCGTCACCTACGCCAGCCACCTCATCCGCGGGGAGATCCGACACTACCTGCGCGACCACCGGGACACCATCCGCAAGCCGCGCTGGCTGCAGAAGCTTAACCACCAGATCGAGGAGGCGGCGGCCCGGTACATCAGCGAGGAGGGGCGCTTCCCTCCGCTGGAGCAGCTGGCCTCGGAGCTCAATGTGGAGGAGGAAGGACTCCTGGAGGCCCTGAAGACGCGGGAGGTGCTGCGCACCATCTCCCTGGAGGCGGATGAGGAGACCGGTGACCTGCGCGTCGACCGCGACCGCACCCGGCACAAGTCTCCCACCGCCACCCAGCTCCCCCTGGAAGACCGCATCGTGCTTTTCGAGGCCATGGAAAAGCTGAACCCGCTGCAGCGGCGGGTGCTCTACTACCTCTTCTTCACCGACCTGACCCAGATGGAAGCAGCCAGACGGATCGGCATCTCACAAAAACACGTCTCCCGGGTGCTGGCCAACTCGCTGACCAAGCTGAGGGCGCTGCTGGACCCGGCGGTGTGA